The proteins below come from a single Miscanthus floridulus cultivar M001 chromosome 1, ASM1932011v1, whole genome shotgun sequence genomic window:
- the LOC136480268 gene encoding ras-related protein Rab11C produces MAHRVDNEYDYLFKIVLIGDSGVGKSNILSRFTRNEFCLESKSTIGVEFATRTLQIEGKTIKAQIWDTAGQERYRAITSAYYRGAVGALLVYDITKKQTFENIQRWLRELRDHADSNIVIMMVGNKSDLNHLRSVAEEDGQALAEKEGLSFLETSALEALNVEKAFQTVLSDIHQIISKKALAAQEAAGSGPPSQGTTINIADSSANTKRGCCSS; encoded by the exons ATGGCGCACCGGGTGGACAACGAGTACGACTACCTCTTCAAGATCGTGCTCATCGGCGACTCCGGCGTCGGCAAGTCCAACATCCTCTCCCGATTCACCCGCAACGAGTTCTGCCTCGAGTCCAAGTCCACCATCGGCGTCGAGTTCGCCACCCGCACCCTCCAG ATTGAAGGGAAAACCATCAAAGCTCAGATATGGGATACTGCTGGGCAGGAGAGGTACCGTGCAATCACAAGTGCTTACTACAGAGGAGCTGTGGGTGCACTGTTAGTCTATGACATCACGAAGAAGCAGACATTTGAAAACATACAGAGGTGGCTTCGTGAACTCCGTGACCATGCAGACTCCAACATTGTGATTATGATGGTTGGTAACAAGTCTGACCTTAACCACCTGAGGTCGGTTGCAGAGGAAGATGGCCAGGCGTTAGCAGAGAAGGAAGGCCTATCCTTCCTCGAGACATCTGCGCTTGAAGCTCTTAATGTTGAGAAGGCGTTTCAGACCGTACTCTCTGATATTCATCAAATCATAAGCAAGAAGGCACTTGCAGCCCAAGAGGCAGCAGGCAGCGGGCCTCCAAGTCAAGGAACCACCATCAACATTGCAGATTCATCTGCCAACACGAAGAGAGGGTGCTGCTCTTCCTAG
- the LOC136480278 gene encoding uncharacterized protein — MSGSAFNAFKSRVPVAWSPRLYITLVRGLPGTRRLHRRTLEAMRLRRCHRTVEHRTTPSLLGMLTQVKRLVAVETEEMYNVRKQAEAERRALRPPLVVSHRPPPPTPKPAAAAAEGAAANAQ, encoded by the coding sequence ATGAGCGGGAGCGCGTTCAATGCGTTCAAGTCGCGTGTGCCGGTGGCGTGGAGTCCCAGGCTGTACATCACGCTGGTACGGGGCCTCCCGGGGACGCGGCGCCTccaccgccgcacgctcgaggcCATGCGCCTCCGCCGCTGCCACCGCACCGTCGAGCACCGCACCACGCCGTCGCTCCTCGGGATGCTCACCCAGGTGAAGCGCCTCGTCGCCGTCGAGACCGAGGAGATGTACAACGTGCGGAAGCAGGCCGAGGCGGAGAGGCGCGCGCTCAGACCCCCGCTCGTCGTCTCccaccgcccgccgccgccgactcCGAAGCCGGCAGCAGCAGCCGCGGAGGGTGCCGCTGCCAATGCGCAGTAG
- the LOC136480285 gene encoding nucleobase-ascorbate transporter 6-like translates to MAAPAPKQEELQPHAVRDQLPSVSYCLTSPPPWPEAVLLGFQHYLVMLGTTVIIPTALVPQMGGGNEEKARVVQTLLFVAGINTLIQSFLGTRLPAVMGASYTFVAPTISIILAGRYSGIADPHEKFVRIMRGTQGALIVASTLQIIMGFSGLWRIVVRMLSPLSAAPLVALVGFGLYELGFPSVAKCVEIGLPQILLLVALSQYIPHLVPLLSTAFERFAVIMSIALIWLYAFFLTVGGAYKNAAPKTQFHCRTDRTGLVGGAPWISVPYPFQWGAPTFDAGEAFAMMAASFVALVESTGAFIAVSRYASATPCPPSVMSRGIGWQGVGILLSGLFGTANGTSVSVENAGLLGLTRVGSRRVVQISAGLMIFFSILGKFGAVFASIPGPIIAAIYCLLFAYVGMAGVGFLQFCNLNSFRTKFILGFSLFMGLSVPQYFNEYTSVAGFGPVHTHARWFNDMINVVFSSKAFVSGAVAYFLDNTLHRRDGTVRKDRGHHFWDRFRSFKTDPRSEEFYSLPFNLNKFFPSF, encoded by the exons atggcggcgccggcgccgaagCAGGAGGAGCTGCAGCCGCACGCCGTCAGGGACCAGCTGCCCTCCGTCTCCTACTGCCTCACAAGCCCGCCCCCATGGC CGGAGGCCGTCCTCCTCGGCTTCCAGCACTACCTCGTCATGCTCGGCACCACCGTCATCATCCCCACCGCGCTCGTCCCCCAGATGGGCGGCGGCAAT GAGGAGAAGGCGCGGGTGGTGCAGACGCTGCTGTTCGTCGCCGGGATCAACACGCTGATCCAGAGCTTCCTCGGCACGCGCCTCCCCGCCGTCATGGGGGCATCCTACACCTTCGTCgcgcccaccatctccatcatcctTGCCGGCCGCTACAGCGGCATTGCCGATCCCCACGAG AAATTCGTGCGCATCATGCGGGGCACGCAAGGCGCGCTCATTGTGGCCTCCACCCTCCAAATCATCATGGGCTTCAGTGGCCTTTGGCGCATTGTCGTCAG GATGCTGAGCCCGCTGTCTGCTGCTCCCTTGGTCGCCCTCGTCGGATTCGGGCTCTATGAACTGGGGTTTCCAAGT GTTGCCAAATGTGTAGAGATTGGTCTTCCGCAGATTTTACTGCTGGTGGCACTTTCTCAG TACATACCACATCTGGTCCCCTTGCTGAGTACTGCCTTTGAGAGGTTTGCTGTCATAATGTCCATTGCCCTCATCTGGCTTTACGCCTTCTTCCTGACGGTTGGCGGTGCCTATAAGAATGCTGCTCCGAAAACCCAATTCCACTGCCGCACTGATCGAACTGGGCTTGTTGGGGGTGCTCCATG GATAAGTGTACCTTATCCATTTCAGTGGGGAGCACCAACCTTTGATGCTGGTGAAGCTTTTGCTATGATGGCAGCTTCTTTTGTTGCTCTTGTGGAG TCCACTGGTGCATTTATTGCCGTTTCACGGTATGCCAGTGCAACACCATGCCCTCCTTCCGTCATGAGTCGTGGCATTGGGTGGCAG GGAGTTGGCATTTTGCTGAGTGGCTTATTTGGAACAGCTAATGGAACCTCTGTATCTGT CGAAAATGCTGGGCTGCTTGGTTTGACACGCGTTGGTAGTAGACGTGTTGTACAGATTTCTGCTGGATTGATGATATTCTTCTCGATCCTTG GGAAATTTGGAGCTGTTTTTGCATCAATTCCTGGCCCCATTATCGCAGCTATATATTGTCTTCTCTTCGCATATGTTG GTATGGCAGGTGTTGGGTTCCTACAGTTCTGCAACCTGAATAGCTTCCGAACAAAATTCATTCTAGGATTCTCTTTGTTCATGGGTTTGTCGGTGCCACAGTATTTCAATGAATACACTTCCGTCGCTGGCTTTGGCCCAGTACACACGCATGCAAGATGG TTCAATGATATGATCAATGTGGTATTCTCCTCAAAGGCGTTTGTCAGTGGGGCGGTGGCTTATTTTCTGGACAACACCTTGCACAGGCGAGACGGCACTGTGAGGAAGGACCGGGGGCACCATTTCTGGGACAGGTTCAGGTCCTTCAAGACTGACCCGCGCAGCGAGGAGTTCTACTCCCTCCCATTCAACCTCAACAAGTTCTTCCCGTCCTTCTGA